CTTCAGCCGCGTGAACAGTTTCCGCGGATTGCCGTCCGAGATCGCCTCGCTATCGGCCTTCGACAGTCCGGCCGCCTTCAGCATGTCGAGCGGGTCCATGTCGGCCGGCGGGAACGAATAGTCGGTGCCGAGATGCACGTTGTCGATTCCCGCCACGTCGATGAGGAATTTCAGCGCCTTCGGCGCGTGGACGATGCTGTCGTAATGCATCTGCCGCGCATAGGCCGAAGGCGTCTTGGCGGCGACATTGCCTTGCGCGGCCTTGTCCATGCGCTTGTGCAGGGTGTCGAAGCGCCCGGCGAGATACGGATAGGTGCCGCCGCCGTGCGAGAGGAGGAGCTTCAGCTTGGGGAAGCGGTCGAGCACGCCGGTCATCAGGATCGAGCCGACCGCGAGCGTGGTGTCATAGGTGTAGTGCGCCACCTGGGCGAGCGCGAACTTGCCGATCCGCGGCACCGCCGTCGAGAGCACAGGGTGCAGAAGCACCGGCGCGCCCAGCGCCTCGGCCTTGCGCCAGAACGGATCGAGCGGCAGCTCGCCGATGTTCACGTTCTCGATGTTGGCCGAGATGATCACGCCGACGGCGCCTGCTTTGAGCGTACGTTCCAGCTCGGCTGCCGCGGCCTCTGCGTCGATCAGCGGCACCGATGAAATCCACGAGAAGCGTTTTGCGTTGTCGGCCGTCCATTCGGCCAG
The Rhodoplanes sp. Z2-YC6860 genome window above contains:
- a CDS encoding amidohydrolase family protein; translation: MPIDTHAHYIPPQLIAAIKSKGKEIGVTLAPADGGKEALQFSYGFKVRPFFPMLVEPVANRHKWMDEQRIDHQINGTWPDIFAYGLPRDHCIAWHRMLNDTLAEWTADNAKRFSWISSVPLIDAEAAAAELERTLKAGAVGVIISANIENVNIGELPLDPFWRKAEALGAPVLLHPVLSTAVPRIGKFALAQVAHYTYDTTLAVGSILMTGVLDRFPKLKLLLSHGGGTYPYLAGRFDTLHKRMDKAAQGNVAAKTPSAYARQMHYDSIVHAPKALKFLIDVAGIDNVHLGTDYSFPPADMDPLDMLKAAGLSKADSEAISDGNPRKLFTRLK